A region from the Mya arenaria isolate MELC-2E11 chromosome 2, ASM2691426v1 genome encodes:
- the LOC128213418 gene encoding acetylcholine receptor subunit alpha-like → MFTCSRSLVSAGEEEYYHDVPGETINNLPVVTTSESDVILNVSQVVERIFDVVENIDTVVLPVIDLAKSIDIDIDFTLLGLTNFDEISGEIDLVAAMQVRWTAANLPEWDKDELGGKTTFSLDSSTIWTPQFLLLNPATTVKDLAATSNRLRINNNQTVYWNIMAGIEAACVVDVADFPFDKQTCDVNIAVWGYDTTEVTLHPIIRNSARDISYIESSTWSLRKISIDGKNTAVNTPYFQVTLLIERHYEYFLVNVILPPTLLSVLDPCVFLLPASSGERMSFAVTCFLAFSVFMTLLGDNLPKSSVPVAHMAYFMMYMLIHSCAVTFCTIITLRVYNKVDTAEQIPDWVKFVVRLLRLRFCRYRKPTLKSNEVEPKFDEYRSETPVNHCMISKKDSLELIDTSKPPYCVIYEKDSSVFKDDKAAKSNFWPEASPNEPTITWYTVGRTLDAFFFVVFLGWMVFTIISLLISLQLV, encoded by the exons ATGTTTACGTGCTCCAGGAGCCTCGTGTCGGCAGGGGAGGAGGAGTATTATCATGATGTTCCTGGTGAAACTATCAACAACCTGCCCGTTGTAACTACATCTGAGAGTGATGTTATCCTTAATGTTTCCCAGGTAGTGGAACGCATTTTCGACGTTGTTGAAAACATTGATACGGTCGTTCTGCCGGTTATAGATCTTGCGAAGTCGATTGACATTGACATCGATTTTACTCTCCTTGGGTTGACAAACTTTGACGAAATCTCCGGCGAAATTGACCTCGTGGCGGCAATGCAAGTAAGATGGACGGCAGCCAACTTGCCAGAATGGGATAAAGACGAACTTGGAGGGAAAACAACGTTTTCATTGGATTCCAGCACTATCTGGACCCCACAGTTTTTACTCTTGAATCCAGCGACCACTGTGAAGGATTTGGCAGCAACTTCGAACAGGCTCAGAATAAACAATAACCAGACCGTCTACTGGAATATTATGGCGGGAATAGAG GCGGCCTGTGTGGTTGATGTGGCCGACTTTCCGTTCGACAAACAAACATGTGACGTCAATATAGCGGTGTGGGGCTACGACACAACGGAAGTGACCTTACACCCAATTATTCGTAACAGCGCTCGAGACATTAGCTACATTGAGAGCAGTACATGGTCTTTGAGAAAAATCTCTATAGACGGAAAAAACACCGCCGTAAACACGCCGTACTTTCAAGTAACGTTGCTTATTGAACGTCATTACGAGTACTTTCTCGTAAACGTTATCCTGCCGCCTACCTTGCTAAGTGTACTCGATCCATGCGTGTTTCTCCTTCCGGCGTCCTCGGGAGAACGTATGTCATTTGCGGTAACGTGTTTCTTGGCGTTCAGCGTCTTTATGACGTTGCTGGGTGACAACTTACCCAAGAGTTCCGTCCCCGTTGCGCACATGGCGTACTTCATGATGTACATGCTGATTCACAGCTGTGCAGTTACTTTCTGCACAATTATTACGCTTCGTGTGTATAACAAAGTAGACACGGCTGAACAAATCCCAGATTGGGTGAAATTCGTTGTTCGTTTGCTCCGCCTTCGATTTTGCAGGTACAGGAAACCGACCCTGAAGTCCAATGAGGTGGAGCCGAAGTTCGACGAATATCGTTCAGAAACACCCGTTAACCACTGCATGATAAGTAAGAAAGATTCTCTTGAACTAATTGACACATCGAAACCACCATACTGCGTCATCTATGAAAAGGATTCAAGCGTGTTTAAGGACGATAAGGCGGCAAAAAGCAACTTTTGGCCCGAGGCCTCCCCGAACGAACCGACGATCACGTGGTACACGGTCGGACGGACGCTCGATGCGTTCTTCTTCGTGGTATTTCTGGGGTGGATGGTTTTCACAATCATATCACTGCTTATTTCGCTTCAACTGGtgtga
- the LOC128212390 gene encoding cytokine receptor-like factor 3: MSTDELIQNVIDTLDTAHSQQMQLNQQLESLVHAKQQIEESSSNAKDSVRTYFDSVRESLYSALTKRMNQLLGEVDRLESSNLQPLLECEDMITTAMSAATSCMEKGKEVLASGPEDHVDDLLKFKDFALSKDLNIVPEVPNLYDVAFLDVVFQDGISRELGEVISQVGHVTDRPSVHVTEVEERPGALLVKWEELDDHIEAVQFRLQFCYGEVKASQAHRATFQNTYTGPNMHHLVKRLKVKQPYSFRVSCRGENEDQWSVWSVPRVASTSISHYEWDDSSEGYSTSNESKIATRTTGLTRALYSKTQCYRSGYPISFKILDSGEKSPLDGLGIAVTNDDINSMKREGAVFLACDGTVFIDGQEMKTRLPCLTRNSLVTIETEILPNGKVRASVQVGDKELTFDWKVGKQVTLGMIGGLGMSPLTESAPCFFFGMMFSHEDWKVSVE; encoded by the exons ATGAGTACAGATGAGCTGATACAGAATGTCATTGACACATTGGACACTGCACATAGTCAGCAGATGCAGCTGAACCAGCAGCTCGAGTCGCTTGTACATGCAAAGCAACAG ATAGAGGAGAGTTCCAGCAATGCTAAGGACAGCGTACGCACCTACTTTGATTCAGTAAGGGAGTCCCTGTATTCTGCACTGACCAAGCGTATGAACCAATTGTTGGGAGAAGTTGACAGACTGGAATCTTCCAACCTTCAACCGCTGTTAGAATGTGAGGACATGATCACAACTGCCATGTCTGCCGCAACATCATGCATGGAAAAAG GTAAGGAAGTGCTAGCCAGTGGACCAGAGGACCATGTAGACGATTTGCTCAAGTTTAAGGACTTTGCACTTTCAAAGGATCTCAACAT AGTTCCAGAGGTACCAAATCTTTATGATGTTGCGTTCTTGGATGTTGTGTTTCAAGACGGGATATCTCGAGAGCTAGGGGAGGTAATATCTCAAGTGGGACATGTGACAGATCGTCCCTCAGTACACGTCACTGAAGTGGAGGAGAGGCCAGGTGCACTGCTTGTTAAGTGGGAAGAG CTTGATGACCACATTGAAGCAGTCCAATTCCGTCTCCAGTTTTGCTATGGAGAGGTAAAGGCCAGCCAGGCTCACAGAGCCACATTCCAGAATACTTACACAG GACCAAACATGCACCACCTGGTAAAGAGGTTGAAGGTGAAGCAGCCGTATTCTTTCCGGGTGAGTTGTCGTGGTGAAAATGAGGACCAATGGAGCGTGTGGAGTGTGCCTAGAGTTGCGTCAACATCCATCAGTCACTATG AATGGGACGACTCTAGTGAGGGGTATTCCACGAGTAACGAAAGCAAAATTGCTACTAGGACCACCGGTCTAACCCGGGCTCTATACTCCAAGACGCAATGTTATCGATCGGGATATCCGATATCATTCAAGATTCTAGACTCCGGGGAAAAATCACCACTGGATGGATTGGGTATTGCTGTCACGAATGATGACATTAACTCTATGAAGAGAGAGGGAGCTGTGTTTCTTGCGTGTGATG GGACTGTGTTCATAGATGGGCAGGAGATGAAAACTCGCCTACCATGTCTCACTCGGAATTCTTTGGTAACCATAGAAACAGAGATACTGCCCAACGGTAAGGTGAGGGCCAGCGTACAAGTAGGAGACAAGGAACTAACATTCGACTGGAAAGTTGGGAAGCAGGTCACGCTTGGAATGATCGGGGGCCTCGGCATGTCGCCCCTGACCGAGTCTGCACCTTGTTTCTTCTTTGGAATGATGTTTAGTCATGAGGATTGGAAAGTCAGTGTGGAATGA